In the genome of Vicia villosa cultivar HV-30 ecotype Madison, WI linkage group LG7, Vvil1.0, whole genome shotgun sequence, one region contains:
- the LOC131620300 gene encoding uncharacterized protein LOC131620300 isoform X9, translating into MFLDKSTSAISDTYKLNCFHTTTMSFVRLDTLSDQFITQSIMLIYLCVSIEDAQLTPVLHLGAGACAGIIALSGAYPMDMVQGMIKCLGHLHQSQQEKDYAKVALLLHKRDV; encoded by the exons ATGTTTCTCGACAAATCTACCTCCGCGATATCCGATACATATAAACTCAACTGCTTCCACACCACAACTATGAGTTTCGTTCGCCTTGACACTTTATCGGACCA GTTTATAACACAATCCATCATGCTCATATACCTTTGTG TTTCTATAGAGGATGCTCAACTTACCCCTGTTTTACATCTTGGAGCTGGAGCATGTGCTGGAATAATTGCTCTGTCTGGAGCTTATCCAATGGATATGGTCCAAGGCATGATAAAA TGTCTAGGCCATTTGCATCAAAGCCAACAAGAAAAAGACTATGCAAAAGTGGCCCTGCTACTGCACAAAAGAGATGTAT AA
- the LOC131620300 gene encoding uncharacterized protein LOC131620300 isoform X8, translating to MFLDKSTSAISDTYKLNCFHTTTMSFVRLDTLSDQFITQSIMLIYLCVSIEDAQLTPVLHLGAGACAGIIALSGAYPMDMVQGMIKCLGHLHQSQQEKDYAKVALLLHKRDVSLDDVLGNY from the exons ATGTTTCTCGACAAATCTACCTCCGCGATATCCGATACATATAAACTCAACTGCTTCCACACCACAACTATGAGTTTCGTTCGCCTTGACACTTTATCGGACCA GTTTATAACACAATCCATCATGCTCATATACCTTTGTG TTTCTATAGAGGATGCTCAACTTACCCCTGTTTTACATCTTGGAGCTGGAGCATGTGCTGGAATAATTGCTCTGTCTGGAGCTTATCCAATGGATATGGTCCAAGGCATGATAAAA TGTCTAGGCCATTTGCATCAAAGCCAACAAGAAAAAGACTATGCAAAAGTGGCCCTGCTACTGCACAAAAGAGATGTAT CTCTTGATGACGTCCTGGGCAACTACTAA
- the LOC131620300 gene encoding uncharacterized protein LOC131620300 isoform X1: protein MFLDKSTSAISDTYKLNCFHTTTMSFVRLDTLSDQFITQSIMLIYLCVSIEDAQLTPVLHLGAGACAGIIALSGAYPMDMVQGMIKCLGHLHQSQQEKDYAKVALLLHKRDKKREADNLQSHIFLNLCLLLHFNVFQSQLLMTSWATTKSSLLNDSITRV from the exons ATGTTTCTCGACAAATCTACCTCCGCGATATCCGATACATATAAACTCAACTGCTTCCACACCACAACTATGAGTTTCGTTCGCCTTGACACTTTATCGGACCA GTTTATAACACAATCCATCATGCTCATATACCTTTGTG TTTCTATAGAGGATGCTCAACTTACCCCTGTTTTACATCTTGGAGCTGGAGCATGTGCTGGAATAATTGCTCTGTCTGGAGCTTATCCAATGGATATGGTCCAAGGCATGATAAAA TGTCTAGGCCATTTGCATCAAAGCCAACAAGAAAAAGACTATGCAAAAGTGGCCCTGCTACTGCACAAAAGAGAT AAAAAGAGAGAAGCGGATAATCTTCAATCACATATTTTCCTAAACTTGTGTCTTCTATTGCATTTCAATGTTTTTCAATCACAGCTCTTGATGACGTCCTGGGCAACTACTAAGTCTTCCCTGCTCAACGACTCTATCACTCGTGTGTGA
- the LOC131620300 gene encoding uncharacterized protein LOC131620300 isoform X5, which yields MFLDKSTSAISDTYKLNCFHTTTMSFVRLDTLSDQFITQSIMLIYLCVSIEDAQLTPVLHLGAGACAGIIALSGAYPMDMVQGMIKCLGHLHQSQQEKDYAKVALLLHKRDLLMTSWATTKSSLLNDSITRV from the exons ATGTTTCTCGACAAATCTACCTCCGCGATATCCGATACATATAAACTCAACTGCTTCCACACCACAACTATGAGTTTCGTTCGCCTTGACACTTTATCGGACCA GTTTATAACACAATCCATCATGCTCATATACCTTTGTG TTTCTATAGAGGATGCTCAACTTACCCCTGTTTTACATCTTGGAGCTGGAGCATGTGCTGGAATAATTGCTCTGTCTGGAGCTTATCCAATGGATATGGTCCAAGGCATGATAAAA TGTCTAGGCCATTTGCATCAAAGCCAACAAGAAAAAGACTATGCAAAAGTGGCCCTGCTACTGCACAAAAGAGAT CTCTTGATGACGTCCTGGGCAACTACTAAGTCTTCCCTGCTCAACGACTCTATCACTCGTGTGTGA
- the LOC131620300 gene encoding uncharacterized protein LOC131620300 isoform X11, giving the protein MFLDKSTSAISDTYKLNCFHTTTMSFVRLDTLSDQFITQSIMLIYLCVLAETKLGSVMINCLGHLQCLGHLHQSQQEKDYAKVALLLHKRDVSLDDVLGNY; this is encoded by the exons ATGTTTCTCGACAAATCTACCTCCGCGATATCCGATACATATAAACTCAACTGCTTCCACACCACAACTATGAGTTTCGTTCGCCTTGACACTTTATCGGACCA GTTTATAACACAATCCATCATGCTCATATACCTTTGTG TTCTTGCTGAAACAAAACTTGGATCAGTTATGATTAATTGTTTAGGCCATTTGCAGTGTCTAGGCCATTTGCATCAAAGCCAACAAGAAAAAGACTATGCAAAAGTGGCCCTGCTACTGCACAAAAGAGATGTAT CTCTTGATGACGTCCTGGGCAACTACTAA
- the LOC131620300 gene encoding uncharacterized protein LOC131620300 isoform X4, protein MFLDKSTSAISDTYKLNCFHTTTMSFVRLDTLSDQFITQSIMLIYLCVLAETKLGSVMINCLGHLQCLGHLHQSQQEKDYAKVALLLHKRDKKREADNLQSHIFLNLCLLLHFNVFQSQLLMTSWATTKSSLLNDSITRV, encoded by the exons ATGTTTCTCGACAAATCTACCTCCGCGATATCCGATACATATAAACTCAACTGCTTCCACACCACAACTATGAGTTTCGTTCGCCTTGACACTTTATCGGACCA GTTTATAACACAATCCATCATGCTCATATACCTTTGTG TTCTTGCTGAAACAAAACTTGGATCAGTTATGATTAATTGTTTAGGCCATTTGCAGTGTCTAGGCCATTTGCATCAAAGCCAACAAGAAAAAGACTATGCAAAAGTGGCCCTGCTACTGCACAAAAGAGAT AAAAAGAGAGAAGCGGATAATCTTCAATCACATATTTTCCTAAACTTGTGTCTTCTATTGCATTTCAATGTTTTTCAATCACAGCTCTTGATGACGTCCTGGGCAACTACTAAGTCTTCCCTGCTCAACGACTCTATCACTCGTGTGTGA
- the LOC131620300 gene encoding uncharacterized protein LOC131620300 isoform X10, whose protein sequence is MFLDKSTSAISDTYKLNCFHTTTMSFVRLDTLSDQFITQSIMLIYLCVLAETKLGSVMINCLGHLQCLGHLHQSQQEKDYAKVALLLHKRDLLMTSWATTKSSLLNDSITRV, encoded by the exons ATGTTTCTCGACAAATCTACCTCCGCGATATCCGATACATATAAACTCAACTGCTTCCACACCACAACTATGAGTTTCGTTCGCCTTGACACTTTATCGGACCA GTTTATAACACAATCCATCATGCTCATATACCTTTGTG TTCTTGCTGAAACAAAACTTGGATCAGTTATGATTAATTGTTTAGGCCATTTGCAGTGTCTAGGCCATTTGCATCAAAGCCAACAAGAAAAAGACTATGCAAAAGTGGCCCTGCTACTGCACAAAAGAGAT CTCTTGATGACGTCCTGGGCAACTACTAAGTCTTCCCTGCTCAACGACTCTATCACTCGTGTGTGA
- the LOC131620300 gene encoding uncharacterized protein LOC131620300 isoform X12, which translates to MFLDKSTSAISDTYKLNCFHTTTMSFVRLDTLSDQFITQSIMLIYLCVSRPFASKPTRKRLCKSGPATAQKRSLDDVLGNY; encoded by the exons ATGTTTCTCGACAAATCTACCTCCGCGATATCCGATACATATAAACTCAACTGCTTCCACACCACAACTATGAGTTTCGTTCGCCTTGACACTTTATCGGACCA GTTTATAACACAATCCATCATGCTCATATACCTTTGTG TGTCTAGGCCATTTGCATCAAAGCCAACAAGAAAAAGACTATGCAAAAGTGGCCCTGCTACTGCACAAAAGAGAT CTCTTGATGACGTCCTGGGCAACTACTAA
- the LOC131620300 gene encoding uncharacterized protein LOC131620300 isoform X2 — MDYSSSSLFAFLDLHCYLYFSLWFITQSIMLIYLCVSIEDAQLTPVLHLGAGACAGIIALSGAYPMDMVQGMIKCLGHLHQSQQEKDYAKVALLLHKRDKKREADNLQSHIFLNLCLLLHFNVFQSQLLMTSWATTKSSLLNDSITRV; from the exons ATGGATTACTCATCATCCTCTTTGTTCGCATTTCTCGACCTTCATTGTTATTTGTATTTCTCCTTATG GTTTATAACACAATCCATCATGCTCATATACCTTTGTG TTTCTATAGAGGATGCTCAACTTACCCCTGTTTTACATCTTGGAGCTGGAGCATGTGCTGGAATAATTGCTCTGTCTGGAGCTTATCCAATGGATATGGTCCAAGGCATGATAAAA TGTCTAGGCCATTTGCATCAAAGCCAACAAGAAAAAGACTATGCAAAAGTGGCCCTGCTACTGCACAAAAGAGAT AAAAAGAGAGAAGCGGATAATCTTCAATCACATATTTTCCTAAACTTGTGTCTTCTATTGCATTTCAATGTTTTTCAATCACAGCTCTTGATGACGTCCTGGGCAACTACTAAGTCTTCCCTGCTCAACGACTCTATCACTCGTGTGTGA
- the LOC131620300 gene encoding uncharacterized protein LOC131620300 isoform X6: MDYSSSSLFAFLDLHCYLYFSLWFITQSIMLIYLCVLAETKLGSVMINCLGHLQCLGHLHQSQQEKDYAKVALLLHKRDKKREADNLQSHIFLNLCLLLHFNVFQSQLLMTSWATTKSSLLNDSITRV; the protein is encoded by the exons ATGGATTACTCATCATCCTCTTTGTTCGCATTTCTCGACCTTCATTGTTATTTGTATTTCTCCTTATG GTTTATAACACAATCCATCATGCTCATATACCTTTGTG TTCTTGCTGAAACAAAACTTGGATCAGTTATGATTAATTGTTTAGGCCATTTGCAGTGTCTAGGCCATTTGCATCAAAGCCAACAAGAAAAAGACTATGCAAAAGTGGCCCTGCTACTGCACAAAAGAGAT AAAAAGAGAGAAGCGGATAATCTTCAATCACATATTTTCCTAAACTTGTGTCTTCTATTGCATTTCAATGTTTTTCAATCACAGCTCTTGATGACGTCCTGGGCAACTACTAAGTCTTCCCTGCTCAACGACTCTATCACTCGTGTGTGA
- the LOC131620300 gene encoding uncharacterized protein LOC131620300 isoform X3 encodes MDYSSSSLFAFLDLHCYLFITQSIMLIYLCVSIEDAQLTPVLHLGAGACAGIIALSGAYPMDMVQGMIKCLGHLHQSQQEKDYAKVALLLHKRDKKREADNLQSHIFLNLCLLLHFNVFQSQLLMTSWATTKSSLLNDSITRV; translated from the exons ATGGATTACTCATCATCCTCTTTGTTCGCATTTCTCGACCTTCATTGTTATTT GTTTATAACACAATCCATCATGCTCATATACCTTTGTG TTTCTATAGAGGATGCTCAACTTACCCCTGTTTTACATCTTGGAGCTGGAGCATGTGCTGGAATAATTGCTCTGTCTGGAGCTTATCCAATGGATATGGTCCAAGGCATGATAAAA TGTCTAGGCCATTTGCATCAAAGCCAACAAGAAAAAGACTATGCAAAAGTGGCCCTGCTACTGCACAAAAGAGAT AAAAAGAGAGAAGCGGATAATCTTCAATCACATATTTTCCTAAACTTGTGTCTTCTATTGCATTTCAATGTTTTTCAATCACAGCTCTTGATGACGTCCTGGGCAACTACTAAGTCTTCCCTGCTCAACGACTCTATCACTCGTGTGTGA
- the LOC131620300 gene encoding uncharacterized protein LOC131620300 isoform X7 — MDYSSSSLFAFLDLHCYLFITQSIMLIYLCVLAETKLGSVMINCLGHLQCLGHLHQSQQEKDYAKVALLLHKRDKKREADNLQSHIFLNLCLLLHFNVFQSQLLMTSWATTKSSLLNDSITRV; from the exons ATGGATTACTCATCATCCTCTTTGTTCGCATTTCTCGACCTTCATTGTTATTT GTTTATAACACAATCCATCATGCTCATATACCTTTGTG TTCTTGCTGAAACAAAACTTGGATCAGTTATGATTAATTGTTTAGGCCATTTGCAGTGTCTAGGCCATTTGCATCAAAGCCAACAAGAAAAAGACTATGCAAAAGTGGCCCTGCTACTGCACAAAAGAGAT AAAAAGAGAGAAGCGGATAATCTTCAATCACATATTTTCCTAAACTTGTGTCTTCTATTGCATTTCAATGTTTTTCAATCACAGCTCTTGATGACGTCCTGGGCAACTACTAAGTCTTCCCTGCTCAACGACTCTATCACTCGTGTGTGA